In Girardinichthys multiradiatus isolate DD_20200921_A chromosome 18, DD_fGirMul_XY1, whole genome shotgun sequence, a single window of DNA contains:
- the rinl gene encoding ras and Rab interactor 3 isoform X3, producing the protein MNKDHLSQLEPKAWLSTPPEQQTGEMPNMEPSHVMCSIQLTSSSGALCIINPLYLHEHGDDWLTYRPAPLQPSNIRRERRLSTTRTWAGAGIQSKRTISLDQESKAAITEGSGLTRARSADSPLTPQTPTGVVLRRPSRDFACAAPQRASTGSLSTPTLPGTPEQHRHSSPVPQSPHRVSWIEDGVWLPPPRPSSLLHPPSLELDSLSISSIEEEQESQMAGLPTHHPSAHRLAGKVINRLSAVGQALGGLVSQKKKLTNRVVELSERKGTAFGEAVKGFVELTLKGGSDPSGLMGAEFLQEVRSSLSSIREILLDYQDIQAILDSISDLNDSEIDSLVELSLHKVALKPVCSHLYSCIHTSRTNDGIFQRLQGNFLVLEKNSVEELGGSKGVGVPDSVTLERIQQRWASMHETYSPNKKIQILLKVCKSIYHSMSANATSSAGTVFGADDFLPCLTWVLLRSNLVTLQVDTDYMMELLDPTQLQGEGGYYLTTLYASLFYISSFQPRLAARQLSVEAQHSINQWHRRRTLHCNKSRRSLHRRTIRRQMAKQNAETETESKSESGRENEYENADISEKQTEISTDVYWLPSDNAECEQELEDQPQTTVQTDLRPAIQQEVTTHKQEDRQRVCTETEEGIDDSDGELKEDLR; encoded by the exons CTGACTTCCTCCAGTGGAGCCCTGTGCATCATAAATCCCCTCTATCTTCATGAACATGGAGACGACTGGCTGACTTACAGGCCAGCACCTTTACAGCCATCAAATATCCGGCGAGAGCGACGTCTCAGCACCACCCGGACTTGGGCCGGAGCCGGAATACAAAGCAAACGAACCATCTCATTGGACCAGGAATCCAAAGCTGCCATTACAGAGGGTTCAG GTCTAACCAGAGCTCGGTCCGCTGATTCCCCACTCACACCACAGACACCAACAGGAGTGGTTCTCAGGAGGCCCAGCCGGGATTTTGCATGTGCTGCCCCTCAGAGAGCGAGCACAGGAAGTCTTTCTACTCCCACCTTGCCAGGAACGCCTGAGCAGCACCGTCACAGCAGCCCTGTGCCTCAGTCTCCTCACAGAGTGTCCTGGATTGAAGATGGAGTTTGGTTGCCTCCACCCAGGCCTTCGTCCTTGCTCCATCCCCCATCGCTGGAACTCGATTCACTGTCAATTAGCAGCATAGAGGAAGAGCAGGAGTCCCAAATGGCAGGCCTCCCAACCCACCACCCTTCAGCACATCGATTGGCTGGAAAGGTCATCAACCGTCTATCGGCTGTGGGCCAGGCGCTCGGTGGGCTGGTGTCCCAGAAGAAAAAACTGACCAATCGAGTGGTGGAGCTGAGCGAGAGAAAAGGGACTGCATTTGGAGAGGCTGTTAAAGGATTTGTGGAGCTGACTCTAAAGGGAGGTTCTGATCCCAGTGGGCTGATGGGAGCAGAGTTCCTACAGGAAGTGAGGTCATCACTCTCGTCAATTAGGGAGATCCTGTTAGACTACCAAGACATTCAGGCAATACTGGACAGCATCTCTGACTTAAATGACTCTGAGATTG ACTCCCTGGTGGAGCTCTCCCTCCACAAAGTGGCCTTGAAGCCCGTCTGCTCCCATCTCTACTCCTGCATTCACACCTCCCGGACTAATGACGGCATCTTCCAGCGTCTCCAGGGAAACTTCCTAGTGCTAGAAAAGAACAGCGTTGAAGAACTTGGTGGATCAAAAGGAGTCGGAGTCCCTGATTCTGTCACATTGGAGAGAATACAACAGAGATGGGCGAGTATGCATGAGACCTACTCTCCAAACAAGAAGATCCAGATTCTTCTCAAAGTCTGCAAGAGCATTTACCACAGCATGAGTGCTAATGCTACTTCTAGCGCAG GAACAGTGTTTGGAGCAGATGATTTCTTGCCTTGTTTGACTTGGGTTCTGCTCCGTAGCAACTTGGTCACCTTACAGGTGGACACAGACTACATGATGGAGCTGCTGGACCCCACACAGCTACAGGGAGAAG GTGGCTACTACCTTACAACTCTGTACGCCTCTCTCTTCTACATCAGCAGCTTCCAGCCACGGCTGGCTGCCCGCCAGCTCAGCGTGGAGGCCCAACACTCGATTAACCAATGGCATCGCAGACGCACACTCCACTGCAACAAGTCTCGTCGCAGCCTGCACCGACGGACGATTCGCAGGCAGATGGCCAAACAGAATGCGGAGACAGAAACTGAGAGCAAGAGTGaaagtgggagagaaaatgAATATGAAAACGCAGATATTTCAGAGAAGCAGACAGAAATTAGCACAGATGTTTACTGGTTGCCAAGTGATAATGCAGAGTGTGAACAGGAACTGGAAGACCAGCCACAGACCACTGTGCAAACAGACCTTCGACCTGCAATTCAGCAAGAAGTGACGACCCACAAACAGGAAGACAGGCAGAGAGTTTGCACAGAAACAGAGGAGGGCATAGATGATTCTGATGGAGAGCTGAAAGAAGACCTGAGGTGA